In Euphorbia lathyris chromosome 2, ddEupLath1.1, whole genome shotgun sequence, the sequence CATTATGCACTAAATCAAAGTAAACAGACAGAACAATGCCTCAACAATTCAACTTTACAATAGAAGAAAGCGTTCTGTATCAGTATAAAAGTTCAGACAATTACCCCCAAAAGGTAGTCAAGGATGTTTATTTGCAAAGGTTCATGAGATGGATCACTGAGTGGCAAAAGAATTGCATTTATCTCGTTTAGATGCAAAAGATTCCCTGTTCGGCAGAATTTACAGAATGCTGCAGCTTCAATATATTCTTGTACCTGCATAGAACCCCCCAACCGAAGCAATCAGTAACATCTACTTTGATCAGAAGACTGAAGAGACGAGCATTTACCCCAGGACTGTATGCTCGTCTTAGCTTCCAAAAATCAGTCCCTTGGAGTTCTTTAACCAATCGAGCCATGTACTGTCCTGTCACAGCTGCTAAATCCTTTTCTGCTTTGTCAAGAACTTCATCTctgttatatttactcattcTGTCATTAGACAAGATTACAATACATATATCAGCGCACACAACAAGGTATCAGGAATGCCAATTCCTAAAGTGTTACACTTAACattccaaataaaataaaagtagaaCTTCTACTTTGGGGGGGAATGGACATTCCCAAAGATCCCATGTAAACAGTGCTTTCTTATCACCTGTGAACTTGAAATATGACCTTCTTGCTGTTCATGGTGATATCACGACTTGCTTTTACAACTCTTTCCCGTTTTTCATTCTACAAGAAAATACAACATGATTATAAGGATGGTGTCATTTCTCTAATTAATGAATTGATTATAAGGCAAACCATGCAACACTTAAATAAAGCATGTCTCAAAATAAAGTCAATGTTTTTCAGAGTAGAACTGTTTACAATTTCTCAGTACCCACCCTTTGGATGTACAATTTCTTGGCAACCTAGTTCATACTGCATATTGGATAATTTCAATCTGAAGAAAGCATCTTCTGGGTCAACCACAACCCACAGCTGACATAAACTGATAATGGAGACAAATGCTTAACCACGATAAGTTTAGTGCTATCAGGTGACAGCTGGCCACAGATTAGAAGGCGCAACATATGACCAATAGCATGCCCACAAACCAATCATCCTTCCAACTCATATAAGATTATCAATGCCAGAAGCAAATTTAACTTACCAAAATAACCATAATATGATTTCCCAAAAGCTTCTATGTTAATATATGTTCACACTACTCTTGATAGTGGAAATGACTATAGAAAAACTTCATAACTAAAACTCACTGCTGTGTCTTGGAATACATTTCCACTTCTGCCATTACCAAATGAAATATTTGGTGTTAAATGAATGCCTTTACAAATAATTGACTGGAACCTTGGTAATTAGCAACAATAACTCATTCAGattttaataacaaaaaaaataaagaaaaaaaacagacaGCAGAAAACAGATTAATCAAAAGGTTGAAAGAAAAAGAGTCCATGGCCTAAAAATACATGTAAAACTGATCGTAAGTCTATTTATAGATAGGATTAGTTCACTTCATCTTTGAATTGAAAAACTTGAGGTCTTATTTGCCCTTAAAAATCTTCATTATTACTCAAAAATATTCTTTTAAACTAGAAATGTTAATATTAAGAGATCCATATTTTCTTACAGGtcaaaacaaaaatcaaaactATTATAAATATGTATTTTTAACTTTGTgatataataatgaaaataaaataaaataatggcaTCTTACAAGTTAGAAGAAAATTTTCAACAAATTCTCCAAAATTCCCAGTGAAATAACTTTCAGAGTGCAACTGTGAATGTCAGTGTGAGAGAGGGCAAGAGCCTAAACTGCTCTTTTTCTTCAAATAATAggtttcaaataaaataaaaacttcccAGATTAAAGGATATTGAAACAATTTCCTTTTCTCGCATCCGTAGTTATTAATGGTGTGCCTATGGCGCACAAGGCCCCATGCTTAGCGCCTTAACACCCTCAATTGCTGGCGCAGTCACCATGGCGCTCGCCAGGCGCGCCATTGTGTGCCAAGACACAGAGTTCAGAGGCGCGCCTTTGTGACGTGCAGTTTTAGGGTTTTTTGAAGTATTTAATGTAGGTGTAATGTTCACCCTTGGACTAGACACATCTAAGGGTCTAaaataagcaaaaaaaaaaaaaaaaaaaaaaaaacagccaAAGGGAGAGAATTGTGGAATGATGATGAACTTGCGTTTGAAGATGATAACCTAATATGGGATTCAGTTAGTGGGGCTGCTGGAGTTGAAGAAAGTGCTAATAACGGTAGACAAGTAGGAAAAATGGCTAAAGTATGTATCACCTTCTAGTGCTCGAGAAAAAGCTCCTTCTGTTCTTCGAGATAAGGAACGAGAAACTGATTTTGTTGATGAGgatgatgaggatgaagagTTTGATGATGTTCTAGATGAGTAGTAGTGATGAATGATGAATTTGGAGAGTTATGATGAGGAGTCACTATTAGTCAACTTAGGATTTACTATTTAGTTCAACCATTGAACTTTAGATTTAGAATATGAGGTTTATTGCAAGTTAGAATTTACTTATGATTAAGAATATTGTCATGGTTTAGTATTCATTGCACTTTTAGAATTTATcatttcttataattttgttgagatggatgtgtggtcatacgaaaaaggaccgggtgcgtaatgaaataattaggacaaaagtaggggtcacatctattgagaataaaatgagagaaaaccgactaaggtggtttggccatgtgagacgtagagcgcttgatgcgccggttaggagaaccaaagagtggcaaagggatgtagtggtgaggggtaggggaagacctaagcaaacttagaggagggtgatcgagagtgatatgagtttactgggaattgaggaaaatatggtagtggataggacggagtggagggagcgaatctttgtcgctgacacgacttgattttcacggttttatatgatggttcatgttagccgaccccgaatcatttcgggactaaggctttgttgttgttgttgttttatcatttcttataatttatgtattatcatttatagttttataaattttaggttTGTTAGTGCGCCTTGTGTCGTTCAGGCACCCcatgcgccaaggctccaggaccccttgcGCCTAagtgcctttaataactatgctcGCATCAAATGTAGTGTCTATCATTAATCCAGAAATTCGAATGTAGTATTATAATTTGCATCCCCTTTTTCCAACTGCATTCTACAAGCTCTACTTCCTTTGGTTTTGACCAATAATCTCAACACTACTGATAAATTCTACATATTCCCACTACAGCTAAGTTCCATCAAGGCTCTTACAAATAACACATTGTTCCAATATGAGATATAACAAAATCTAACCAGTGatctggaaaaaaaaatatatagtaggCATCATCGGAATAGAGATCAAAATGGATTGAATTTCAAACAAAATATTTCTACTCGACGAACAATATCTCCAATGGTATACAAGTAAAATGGACAGACACAAGCATAATCGCAACGGCAACAGAAATTAGAAGGAAATAAAACATACGAGGTTATTGAGATACTCTGCATATTTGGAAAAGGCATCACTGAAAGAGGAAACTGTACTCATTGTTCTGGCTCTTTTGGAGGAGCTGAGCAATGCAGTACCTGaagtcataaaaaaaaaaaaaaatgcagacGAAAACGAAAGAGGAGAAGATAAGTAAAAGCTAGGGTTTAAATATCCGCTTATTTCAGGCAAAAGTAGATAAGGAAGAAATGAAACCTTGATGAGGGCGTTGGATTTTAGAAGCCATGAGAAATGTGCTACGGAGTCCGCTGTATAACATCTACCTGTCTGTTTGTCTCTGCAAATTCCCACACCTCGTGCTTTGTTGCGGGGTTGGGGTGGAAGTTGTGAGTTGCCACTGTTTTCAGTAATTATTCGTAATCAATTATTCTGCATTTAATGAACATCTGATGCTGTGGTGTAGTGGTCACGTTAGTCTTACACACTAAAGGTCCCCAGTTCGATCCTGGGCAGCATCATCTTCCTTtttttagacaatttatatTGATTTTTTGGGTTAGAATTCTTATAGTTTTATAGTCTATACAGAATTGAGTATATAATATAATCTTATCATGCGAAGTAGCATAATGAAAatgaacaaatatatatatatatttttaagtcAAAAATATTTCTAATATTGGAAAGTATGAGTCAAAATTATTTGgcctattaataaaataaaaaaaaaattatttggcCTGATACATCAATAGCTTcccgaacttgtccaaaatagtagattggctccctgaactttgcaagtgtctcaccaactctctAAACTTACTTATTCCATATCAATAGCTccataaacttgtccataaaaatacat encodes:
- the LOC136217875 gene encoding uncharacterized protein isoform X1; the encoded protein is MLYSGLRSTFLMASKIQRPHQGTALLSSSKRARTMSTVSSFSDAFSKYAEYLNNLNEKRERVVKASRDITMNSKKVIFQVHRMSKYNRDEVLDKAEKDLAAVTGQYMARLVKELQGTDFWKLRRAYSPGVQEYIEAAAFCKFCRTGNLLHLNEINAILLPLSDPSHEPLQINILDYLLGLADLTGELMRLAIGRISDGEPEFAERICGFAREIYRELTLIVPHMDDSPDMKSKMDTMLQSVQKIETACFNVHVRGSEYMPLLGSSEPSSFLLGVSDIEL
- the LOC136217875 gene encoding uncharacterized protein isoform X2; its protein translation is MNSKKVIFQVHRMSKYNRDEVLDKAEKDLAAVTGQYMARLVKELQGTDFWKLRRAYSPGVQEYIEAAAFCKFCRTGNLLHLNEINAILLPLSDPSHEPLQINILDYLLGLADLTGELMRLAIGRISDGEPEFAERICGFAREIYRELTLIVPHMDDSPDMKSKMDTMLQSVQKIETACFNVHVRGSEYMPLLGSSEPSSFLLGVSDIEL